One Setaria italica strain Yugu1 chromosome II, Setaria_italica_v2.0, whole genome shotgun sequence DNA segment encodes these proteins:
- the LOC101752757 gene encoding probable carboxylesterase 15, which yields MPAVSAATGAAPPPASAVVEDIYGFLRVLEDGTVLRSAAGPAFCPATFPDSHPSVQWKEAVYDKAKNLRVRMYKPSSAAAGGSKLPVLVHFHGGGFCLGSCTWANVHAFCLRLAAEAGAVVLSAGYRLAPEHRLPAAVDDAGGFLRWLREQSANAADDDSWLAEAADFGRVFVTGDSAGGTIAHHLAVRAATTKRGELDLDPVTVRGYVLLMPFFGGVRRTRSEAECPAEVLLNLDLFDRFWRLSLPAGATRDHPAANPFGPESPDLAAVDFRRPVLVVAGGLDMMHDRAVDYAERLAAMGKPVELAEFAGEPHGFYTLDPGSEATGELIGLVSRFVHTCAAPSDS from the coding sequence ATGCCCGCCGTTTCAGCCGCCACCGGAgcggcgcctccgccggcgaGCGCCGTCGTCGAGGACATCTACGGCTTCCTGCGCGTGCTCGAAGACGGCACCGTCCTccggtcggcggcggggcccgcGTTCTGCCCGGCCACCTTCCCCGACAGCCACCCGTCGGTGCAGTGGAAGGAGGCCGTGTACGACAAGGCCAAGAACCTCCGCGTCCGCATGTACAAGCCGTcgtccgcggccgccggcgggagcAAGCTGCCGGTGCTCGTCCacttccacggcggcggcttctgccTCGGGTCGTGCACGTGGGCCAACGTGCACGCGTtctgcctccgcctcgccgcggaggccggcgccgtCGTGCTCTCCGCCGGGTACCGCCTCGCccccgagcaccgcctccccgcGGCggtcgacgacgccggcggcttCCTGCGCTGGCTCCGCGAGCAGTCCGCGaacgccgccgacgacgacagTTGGCTCGCCGAGGCCGCTGACTTCGGCCGCGTGTTCGTCACCGGCGACTCGGCAGGCGGCACCATAGCGCACCACCTCGCCgtgcgcgccgccaccaccaagcGCGGCGAGCTCGACCTCGACCCGGTCACGGTCCGGGGCTACGTCCTCCTGATGCCGTTCTTCGGCGGCGTCCGGCGGACGCGATCGGAGGCCGAGTGCCCGGCGGAGGTGCTCCTGAACCTGGACCTGTTCGACCGGTTCTGGCGGCTgtcgctgccggccggcgccaccAGGGACCACCCGGCGGCGAACCCATTCGGGCCGGAGAGCCCCGACCTCGCTGCGGTGGACTTCCGGCGGCCGGTCCTCGTGGTGGCGGGCGGACTCGACATGATGCACGACCGCGCCGTCGACTACGCGGAGCGGCTGGCGGCGATGGGCAAGCCGGTGGAGCTCGCCGAGttcgccggcgagccgcacggGTTCTACACGCTGGACCCGGGGTCCGAGGCCACCGGCGAGCTGATCGGCCTCGTGAGCCGATTCGTACACACCTGCGCCGCGCCGTCAGATAGCTAG
- the LOC101753168 gene encoding probable carboxylesterase 15, with protein MPAVSAAACCAAATPANEVVEDLFGFLQVLSDGTVFRSPAEPVFCPTTFPASHPSVQWKETVYDKAKNLRVRMYKPAAAGNKLPVLVHFHGGGFCLGSCTWGNVHAFCLRLAADAGAVVLSAGYRLAPEHRLPAALDDGAGFMRWLREQSANAGEALDAWLAEAADFGRVFVTGDSAGGTIAHHLAVRAGSAAAAEQGETAGDPAFTVRGYVLLMPFLGGVRRTPSEAECPAEAFPNLDLVDRFWRLSLPAGATRDHPAANPFGPDSPDLGSVDLRPVLVVAGGLDLIRDRTVEYAERLAAMGKPVELAEFAGKAHGFYLHEPGSEATGELIRAVAQFLDGCVAATEAGAVL; from the coding sequence ATGCCTGCCGTCTCGGCTGCCGcctgctgcgccgccgctaCGCCGGCGAACGAGGTCGTCGAGGACCTCTTCGGCTTCCTGCAAGTCCTCAGTGACGGCACCGTCTTCCGGTCGCCGGCAGAACCGGTGTTCTGCCCGACCACCTTCCCCGCCAGCCACCCCTCCGTGCAGTGGAAGGAGACCGTCTACGACAAGGCCAAGAACCTCCGCGTCCGCATGTAcaagccggccgccgccgggaacAAGCTGCCGGTGCTGGTCCACTTCCACGGCGGTGGCTTCTGCCTCGGGTCGTGCACGTGGGGGAACGTCCACGCGTtctgcctccgcctcgccgcggaCGCCGGAGCCGTCGTGCTCTCCGCCGGGTACCGCCTCGCccccgagcaccgcctccccgcGGCgctcgacgacggcgccggTTTCATGCGCTGGCTCCGGGAGCAGTCCGCGAACGCCGGCGAGGCCCTCGACGCCTGGCTCGCCGAGGCCGCCGACTTCGGCCGCGTGTTCGTCACCGGCGACTCGGCCGGCGGCACCATCGCGCACCACCTCGCCGTGCGTGCcggctccgccgcggccgcggagcaAGGCGAGACGGCGGGAGACCCTGCTTTCACGGTCCGCGGCTACGTCCTGCTGATGCCGTTCTTAGGCGGCGTCCGGCGCACGCCGTCGGAGGCCGAGTGCCCGGCGGAGGCGTTCCCGAACCTTGACCTCGTCGACCGGTTCTGGCGGCTgtcgctgccggccggcgccaccAGGGACCACCCGGCGGCGAACCCGTTCGGGCCGGACAGCCCCGACCTGGGCTCGGTGGACCTCCGGCCGGTGCTCGtggtcgccggcggcctcgaCTTGATCCGCGACCGCACCGTCGAGTACGCGGAGCGGCTGGCGGCGATGGGCAAGCCGGTGGAGCTCGCCGAGTTCGCCGGCAAAGCCCACGGGTTCTACCTGCACGAGCCGGGGTCCGAGGCCACCGGCGAGCTGATCCGGGCCGTGGCTCAGTTCCTCGACGGCTGCGTCGCTGCGACTGAGGCTGGTGCAGTTCTGTAG
- the LOC101753575 gene encoding probable carboxylesterase 15: protein MASEAAASAEPAPQVVDECRGVLFVYSDGTVVRRAQPGFATPVRDDGSVEWKDATFDEAAGLGLRLYRPRERGGRSRLPVFFYYHGGGFCIGSRAWPNCQNYCLRLAADLGALVVAPDYRLAPEHRLPAAIDDGAAAVLWLAAQGRTPGGGGDPWVAESADLGRVFVSGDSAGGTIAHHLAVRFGSPDGRAELAPAAVAIRGYVQLMPFFGGVQRTRSEAECPDDAFLNRPLNDRYWRLSLPEGATADHPVANPFGPGAPPLEGVELAPTLVVVGGRDILHDRAVDYAARLRAMGKPVEVRDFEGQQHGFFTIDPWSDASAELMRVIKRFVDSDGRFD, encoded by the coding sequence ATGGCGTCCGAGGCCGCTGCGTCCGCCGAGCCCGCGCCGCAGGTCGTGGACGAGTGCCGGGGCGTGCTGTTCGTGTACAGCGACGGCACGGTGGTGCGGCGCGCGCAGCCGGGGTTCGCGACGCCCGTCCGCGACGACGGGTCCGTGGAGTGGAAGGACGCGACGTTCGACGAGGCCGCCGGGCTGGGGCTCCGGCTCTACCGGCCCCGGgagcgcggcgggcggagccgGCTGCCGGTGTTCTTCTACTACCACGGCGGCGGGTTCTGCATCGGGTCCCGCGCCTGGCCCAACTGCCAGAACTactgcctccgcctcgccgcggaCCTCGGCGCGCTGGTGGTCGCCCCCGACTACCGCCTGGCCCCCGAGCatcgcctccccgccgccatcgatgacggcgccgcggcggtcCTGTGGCTGGCGGCGCAGGGGCGCAcccccggcggcggtggggacccgtgggtcgCCGAGTCCGCGGACCTCGGCCGCGTGTTCGTCTCCGGCGACTCCGCCGGCGGGACCATCGCGCACCACCTCGCCGTGCGCTTCGGCTCCCCCGACGGGCGCGCcgagctcgcccccgccgccgtcgccatccgCGGCTACGTCCAGCTCATGCCCTTCTTCGGCGGCGTCCAGCGCACGCGGTCGGAGGCGGAGTGCCCCGACGACGCGTTCCTGAACAGACCCCTCAACGACCGGTACTGGCGCCTGTCGCTGCCGGAGGGCGCCACGGCGGACCACCCCGTCGCCAACCCGTTCgggcccggcgcgccgccgctggagggCGTGGAGCTCGCGCCGACGCTGGTCGTGGTCGGGGGACGCGACATCCTCCACGACCGCGCCGTGGACTACGCGGCGAGGCTGAGGGCGATGGGGAAGCCCGTGGAGGTGCGGGACTTCGAGGGGCAGCAGCATGGCTTCTTCACCATCGACCCCTGGTCCGACGCCTCCGCCGAGCTCATGCGCGTCATCAAGCGGTTCGTCGACTCCGACGGCCGGTTCGACTGA
- the LOC101753996 gene encoding D-lactate dehydrogenase [cytochrome], mitochondrial, whose amino-acid sequence MAASLLRLSRPCRALLPLSSLRLPLSTQPQPAPPAPAPSSTTSRRPRFLSFLAAAAAAAAAAGGTTVALCDPGVDLRVGGKDSTELIVKGEHRRVPREFIDELASFLGDNLTVDYEERSFHGTPQNSFHKAANVPDVVVFPSSQEEVQKIVMACNKYKIPIVPYGGATSIEGHTLAPHGGVCIDMTLMKKIKSLHIEDMDVVVEPGVGWIELNEYLKPYGLFFPLDPGPGATIGGMCATRCSGSLAVRYGTMRDNVINLQAVLPNGDVVKTGSRARKSAAGYDLARLIIGSEGTLGVITEVTLRLQKLPSHSVVAMCNFKTVKDAADVAIATMLSGIQVSRVELLDEVQIRAINMANGKNLPEVPTLMFEFIGTEAYALEQTLLVQKIANEHHGSDFVFVEEPEAKTELWKIRKEALWAGFAMKPDHEAMITDVCVPLSRLAECISTSKQLLDASPLTCLVIAHAGDGNFHTIILFDPSKDDQRKEAERLNHFMVHTALSMEGTCTGEHGVGTGKMKYLEKELGIESLRTMKRIKAALDPNNIMNPGKLIPPHVCI is encoded by the exons ATGGCTGCCTCCCTCCTCCGGCTCTCCCGCCCCTGCCGCgcgctcctccctctctcctccctccgcctcccgctCTCCACCCAGCCGCAGCCCGCaccgcccgcccctgccccctcctccaccaccagccgccgcccgcgcttcctctccttcctcgccgccgccgccgccgccgccgctgccgccgggggAACAACCGTCGCCCTCTGTGACCCCGGCGTCGACCTCCG CGTCGGGGGCAAGGATAGCACGGAGCTGATCGTGAAAGGAGAGCACCGGCGCGTGCCGCGGGAGTTCATCGACGAGCTCGCGTCCTTCCTCGGG GATAACCTGACGGTGGACTACGAGGAGAGGAGCTTCCATGGCACGCCGCAGAACAGCTTCCACAAGGCAGCCAACGTGCCCGATGTTGTTGTGTTCCCGAG TTCGCAAGAGGAGGTACAAAAGATTGTGATGGCCTGTAACAAGTATAAG ATTCCAATTGTACCATATGGTGGGGCTACCTCTATTGAGGGTCACACACTGGCACCTCATGGTGGTGTTTGCATCGACATGACCTTGATGAAG AAAATCAAATCCCTGCATATTGAGGATATGGATGTGGTTGTTGAACCTGGAGTTGGATGGATAGAGCTGAACGAGTACCTGAAGCCCTATGGCCTCTTTTTCCCTCTTGATCCAG GGCCTGGGGCCACTATTGGAGGCATGTGTGCTACTCGCTGTTCTGGTTCATTAGCTGTGAG GTATGGAACAATGCGGGATAATGTGATTAACCTTCAG GCTGTTTTACCCAATGGTGATGTTGTCAAGACAGGCTCTCGGGCTCGAAAGAGTGCAGCTGG GTATGACCTTGCTCGTTTGATCATTGGAAGTGAAGGAACTTTGGGTGTGATTACAGAAGTGACTTTACGACTTCAAAAGCTTCCATCTCATTCTGTG GTTGCAATGTGCAATTTTAAAACCGTTAAGGATGCTGCCGATGTTGCTATTGCAACAATGCTTTCTGGGATACAG GTTTCAAGAGTGGAATTGTTGGATGAGGTTCAGATAAGGGCAATAAACATGGCAAATGGTAAAAACTTGCCTGAAGTGCCAACCTTGATGTTTGAATTCATAGGGACAG AAGCATATGCACTCGAACAAACTCTCTTGGTTCAGAAAATTGCCAACGAACACCATGGATCggattttgtttttgttgagGAGCCGGAGGCTAAAACAGAATTATGGAAG ATCAGAAAGGAGGCACTTTGGGCTGGTTTTGCTATGAAACCTGATCATGAAGCTATGATAACA GATGTCTGTGTCCCTTTATCCAGACTTGCTGAATGCATATCTACATCAAAGCAACTGCTTgatgcgtcaccattgacttg TCTGGTTATCGCTCATGCTGGTGATGGAAATTTCCACACAATTATCCTGTTTGATCCAAGTAAGGACGACCAACGAAAGGAAGCAGAGAGACTAAACCATTTCATGGTTCATACAGCTCTGTCTATGGAAG GTACATGCACAGGAGAGCACGGTGTGGGTACTGGGAAAATGAAG TACCTAGAGAAGGAACTGGGCATCGAGTCACTCCGGACCATGAAAAGGATAAAGGCGGCGTTGGATCCCAACAACATCATGAATCCGGGGAAGCTGATCCCGCCTCACGTCTGCATATGA